One Miscanthus floridulus cultivar M001 chromosome 11, ASM1932011v1, whole genome shotgun sequence DNA window includes the following coding sequences:
- the LOC136494784 gene encoding protein ANTAGONIST OF LIKE HETEROCHROMATIN PROTEIN 1-like yields MVASGRKRSRRAPIAAPSSPPPPPPPAPQSPPQLTSLLALLASSVTLALRFASDRDLLLRPSQTLELDPLLLSAARAVSRLLAQLPLHLQTLTLTSLSLSPPTPSPPLPSSWFLRLLSSPSLPDSAWRDAFHMSKPAFFQLLHGLALPAPAASSSSSSLALPPDHKLGAALFRLAHAAPARAVARRFGLPSPAVAARAFYEVCRAIAERLSMLLDLAAPDRIARAVPGFCALSLPNCCGALGYTRFGEAAIAQALVDAEGRFLDVSVGWDPEMAPAEILPRTKLYTSQSMVLANAPLGELIGGSVPRYFLGPACCPLLPWLVTPYKHVVDATDDLSKESIFNHVHAHGQQVVKNAFGRVRARWRLLEECWKGECQVALPYVVVAGCLLHNFLLQCGEPMTAETQRNGDADVFVDFEGEKDKEGERIRDVLAAHLSLVSRNQ; encoded by the coding sequence ATGGTCGCCTCCGGCCGCAAGCGCTCCCGCCGCGCGCCCATTGCCGCGCCATcgtctccaccgcctccgccgccgccggctccgCAGTCGCCGCCGCAGCTGACGTCGCTGCTGGCGCTGCTCGCCTCGTCCGTCACCCTGGCACTGCGGTTTGCGTCCGACCGCGACCTCCTGCTGCGCCCGTCCCAGACGCTGGAGCTGGACCCGCTCCTCCTCTCCGCGGCGCGCGCCGTGTCCCGCCTCCTGGCGCAGCTCCCGCTCCACCTCCAGACGCTCACTCTCACATCCCTCTCGCTGTCCCCGcccacgccgtcgccgccgctgccctcctcctggttcctccgcctcctctcctccccttccctcccGGACTCCGCCTGGCGCGACGCGTTCCACATGTCCAAGCCCGCTTTCTTCCAGCTCCTCCACGGCCTCGCGCTCCCGGCGCCCGccgcgtcgtcctcgtcctcgtccctcGCGCTGCCGCCCGACCACAAGCTCGGCGCCGCGCTGTTCCGcctcgcccacgccgcgcccgcgcGCGCCGTGGCGCGCCGCTTCGGCCTCCCGTCCCCCGCCGTCGCCGCGCGCGCCTTCTACGAGGTCTGCCGCGCGATCGCCGAACGCCTCTCCATGCTGCTCGACCTCGCCGCGCCCGACCGGATCGCGCGCGCCGTGCCGGGGTTCTGCGCGCTCTCGCTGCCCAACTGCTGCGGCGCGCTCGGGTACACGCGGTTCGGGGAGGCGGCCATCGCGCAGGCGCTGGTCGACGCCGAGGGCCGCTTCCTCGACGTCTCCGTCGGGTGGGACCCGGAGATGGCGCCGGCGGAAATCCTCCCACGGACGAAGCTGTACACCTCCCAGTCCATGGTGCTCGCCAATGCGCCTCTGGGCGAGCTCATCGGTGGCTCGGTGCCGCGCTACTTCTTGGGGCCTGCTTGCTGCCCGCTGCTCCCCTGGCTTGTGACACCGTACAAGCATGTGGTGGATGCCACTGATGACTTATCCAAAGAGAGCATCTTCAACCATGTGCACGCGCACGGGCAGCAGGTGGTGAAGAATGCCTTTGGCCGTGTGCGGGCACGGTGGCGGCTTCTGGAGGAATGCTGGAAGGGCGAGTGCCAAGTGGCACTGCCGTATGTTGTGGTTGCTGGTTGTCTGCTCCACAATTTTCTCCTCCAATGCGGCGAGCCGATGACTGCAGAGACTCAACGGAATGGTGATGCTGAtgtgtttgtggactttgagggCGAGAAGGATAAGGAGGGGGAGAGAATCAGGGATGTTCTTGCTGCACATTTGAGCCTGGTAAGCCGAAATCAATGa